One Aegilops tauschii subsp. strangulata cultivar AL8/78 chromosome 2, Aet v6.0, whole genome shotgun sequence genomic window, TGCCCATGGATGCGCGGCCGGGACGGGCATGGTTCTCCTGCTCGCGCGTCCGATAGGGGCCGGCGGAGCACCTCCACGCTCGGCGCGACAGGGCCAGGTGGGAGGGGAGCGCCTGCCCGGTCGGTGAGCAGGGTGTATGGCCGCGACCGGTGGTCCAAGGTGGAGCTGCGCGGGGACGGTGAGATCCGCGGGAGGAAGAGAGAGAAGATGATGGAGTGGAGATCTGCAGAGTGAGCTCGAGACAGAATGGCAGAAAGTGAGCGGCGGAGTGGATAAGATAGTCGTCCGGTCGTGCTTCGTTCAGCCCGAATGCCCACAAAACATGACGTGGCAACCGCTCCCGCTTTAAAAATCGCAAATCGCGATGGAGGGTGATGGAAGCGTTCGGGCGAAGTGTTTTTGTGCCACACGTGTCGGCGTTAGCTTTTTCCAAGATTAATGTTCGGCGTTAAAAAGATGTACCACGAATGGGTCCGAGAAAAAGAAGTTTCCAAATATGTGGTCATGGGGTTAAGAACTCTGTTTCCGAAGCAGAGGAGCCAAAGCTGGTCTCTGCGGGAGAGCGCACCAGCGAAACCTCCATTCGaatctctcctctcctctcctcggCCGCCTCCCTCATTCCCCCCTCTCGCCATGCTGCCGTCGCACCTCAACGGCCACTCCCCgctcgcgcgccgccgcccccagctccccgcggcctccccgcccgccgccgccgccgtcggggaccccccagcggcggcggcgggggacgCCGCGCTGGAGGCGCACGACCGCGTCTACTTCCAGTCCTACTCCCACATCGGCATCCACGAGTCCATGATCAAGGTGAGCCCCCTTCACCCCCGCCCGCCCGATTCGGCCGCCCGCCCTCCCTCCCCGCGGACGGCCCCAAACCCCTAAACCCTACCGAAAGCAGAGCCGGCCGGGGGGATCCGCTCTGTTCCCGAGTCGCGTTTTGTCTTTGGGGGAACTGACTCGTGCGGCGCTTTGGATTTGGATTTGGCAGGACAGGGTCAGGACCGACGCGTATCGCGAAGCAATCATGCTCCACCAGAAGTTCATCGAGGGGAAGGTACAAATGCTTGCCTGACTCTGAATTTTGGCTGATTTAAGTGTCTGGACAGTCTGTTCTGAATTTTGGCTGTTGGTTGGGCTGTGCAGGTTGTGATGGACGTGGGGTGTGGCACTGGGATACTCTCGGTGTTCTGCGCTCGTGCCGGCGCGAAACGAGTAAGCTATGAGATAACTCTGCTCTTGCGGTGGTGGCCGGTCATTCTAGAGGCCTAGTGTTTGTCCTGGATGATAGATATGTCTCTCCTGCTTTGTTAGTTCTGAGTCTTTAGAAGGATGTATGAATTAAATTTACAGTGCTGTCATAACCAGTGGGATCCTGGTCTAGTGCAATGTAACTAGTACTGGATTCGGTGTGCTGGGTTCCAAAGGCAGTTTTGCACTTCCAGACCTCTGCTTGCAAATTGCCCAGCAGCTTAAATGAAATGGCCCTCCTCAATCCTCATGTGCCACAACAAGTGTTCTAATATGGAATTTCAAGGCCTAACTCTGTTCATGCTGTCAGAAAAGTAAAGAAGAAAGAACTCTAATCTGTCAGTTCTGCATTTGTTTGTCCTTACAGATGTGACATGTATCTAGTATGGCTGCTAATAAATATCTTTTGCCAGATTTCAGTTTAAGTGGATTCGCCTGTAGTATAATAACCACCAATAATAAACTATCTGTTTTCGCTAATCTATTTGTTCGATCTTCTAACAGTGAGCCTTACCTGTCCGCCTCTCTTCAAATGCTTTTACAGGTTTATGCTGTGGATGCTAGTGAAATCGCTACCCAGGTAACATGTTACTTGTGAAGATGTAGTCTGATACCGACCTGTGTCCTTTCCTCCTTTTGTTTGTCATTTTTCTGTGACGTGTCGAAATGTATTTTTGCCCCATTTAGCATGAACATAAATGTAGTGATAACCAGTTGTGCTAATATGAACACAAGTAGGGTATGCTCAAGGAAAATAGTTTTATACATTATCTTCTTATTGGGTATTTGAAGACTGTTTACTTCCGCTTTTATATCCATATCCATTATGCCCCAATAGCAGGAAGGTTGTTCTTACAGATCTCTTCCTTTTCATGCAGGCTAGTGAAATTGTAAAAGCGAACAATTTGGCTGATAAGATCGTGGTCATTCATGGACGTGTTGAGGCGAGACTCTTATCTTTACATTCCTTCTTTGTTAAAATTAGTTCGTCCACTCTGTGTTGGGATTATTGATCTCTGTGTTTTGTTTGCATTTTCTGCTGGTATACAGACATGTAGTTCCTTCAGAGAGTTGGGTTTTTACAGTTATAAAATAATGTTAGCATAAGCAAGACATTAAGTTTGTGTTTCCTAAAATTGGTTTTGCATGTGACTCTCTGTTCAGCTATTTTTGTTGCAAATATATTTATATTTTATTATTACATTCTTATTTTCCCTGTTTGCACTTTTTGTTAATTAATGTTGAGTTGGCAGTGCAGGATGTTGATGTTGAGGAGAAGGTTGATGTAATAATATCAGAATGGATGGGCTATATGCTTCTCTATGAGGTGCCTTTTTGATAGCCTATGTTGATTGTTCGTGTTGCATTTTGATATGCTATGCCTTTGTAAATTCCTGCCTAAACTTCTGATGGTTTTTTCCCCTGTAGAGTATGCTGCCAAGCGTTCTATTTGCAAGGGATAAATGGCTTAAGCCAGGGGGTCTTATCCTGCCTTCTCATGCTACGGTATAATTATCATATAGATTTTCATTCGTCACACACGTGGCCACACAATAGCATGAAAGTATTTCACTAGTACAAGCAATAAATATGTTAATGGATTGCTTGCTATTGTGCGAAGCCAGTTAGTGATATTTATTTTTAATCTTAAGTAGGCAAAAGCAACAACTCTGCTGCTCTAATTTTTTAAGTTTTAAAGGAGGCATCATCTGGTAGGAAATATTCTTGCATGCACAACTGAACCTTGTTACCTCCGTGAGGATGAAACAGCAACCATTTTGTGGCTTGTTATCGGCCAAACCTGAATACTTATGGATCCTTCTTTTGCCAGCTTTTCATGGCGCCTATAACAAATTCTGATAGATATGAAGGAAGCGTTGATTTCTGGTGTGATGTTTATGGCATAAACAGTAAGTTGTTGTCGTGTTACGTCCAGAGTTTTAGTATGCATTGCTGTCACTATCGGATTTTGCATGGTGACTTCTGCATGCAATGATGATTCTGAACTTCGCTGCTGTAGTGTCTGCTCTTGTGCCACTTGCCAAAAAATTCGCATCCGAGGAGCCCTCCATTGAAATAGTTGGTGGAGAAAATGTTATAAGTTGGCCATTTGTGGTAAGTTTTTGCAACATTATCAGATAAATAACTATATTTATCTGTTGAGATTTATTGTAATGTCTAACCCTTTTGTTTTATTGGGGCCATGTTTACTTGGGGACAGGTGAAGCACATTGATTGCTACACTTTTACGGTTGAGGAATTCAAGTCTATCACCACAACGTACAAAGTTTCATCAATGATGTTAGGTAATTCATGTGATTTAATCTTTCTCAGTCCACTTCCTATGTGTTGAATCTTTTTAATTGCATTATCTTGTATTATGATATCATTTCAAATTTGAGCATCGAGGAACTTAGTTGATACAATGATCTGATGCTCTAGTACTCTAGTGTGTTTCCTTATGGTGAATATTTCCGATTCCAATTGAAGTGTTCGACCAATTTAAAATTTCCTCATGCATGTCAAGGATGGAATAAATATTACATTTGCTACATAAGCTGTACTGAAATTGGGGTTatttaggtccaatgcaagataCAATGTTTGTTGGCGTGCTAATGATGCACTATGCCCTCGGCGTGTTTGATACTCCGATGTTCATCTTACTATACGACTTTTTAGCAACATTTTTCCTGTTACTGTTAGTGTCATCCAAATTGGTAATGATATTTTGCTGTCACTGCTAACAACCCATCAGCCATCACCAGACAGCAATTAGAATTGATGTTTGTTGGTTAGTCCTGCTACAGTAGCTGCTGTTGTCTGGCAGTGCATCTCCTAATGTTATGCATTGTGAATGCAATTTAATTTATGGCTGCTCTTTTCATTATGTTGTCCCACCCCTTTCCTAATTTTCCAAACAGATTATCTTTCATCTAATTATCTTATTTATTGAGAATGCTTCATCTAATGTTTTGAATCTCAGTAGCAAACCTAGTACTTTTGCATTTCTCCTTGACAAGAAATCTGAAATTTTGTTACCTCTGATGTGAAGCTCCAATTCATGGCTTTGGTCTCTGGTTTGAGGTGGAGTTCAATGGGCCTGCAGAGTCTTGTAGCAATTTGTCCTCTGATTCGAGTCCACTTGATATTATTCAGAAGAAAAGGCGCAGGGCATCAGATAGCACAGTTGTGCTGTCCACAGCCCCAGAAGACGAGCCAACCCATTGGCACCAGGTTCTAATTAAAATGGCCATTTCAAACACTTCGTTGTTCATTTACTTGGTTATTCTTGCTCCTTTTGCTAAGTTTGCTCTTCTCGTCTTTTGCAGACAATTTTGTACTTCCCTGATCCTATAGGGGTGACGCAGGATCAAATCATAGAAGGCTCTGTAACAATCACCCCGAGCGAGGAGAATCCACGCTGTCTGAATATTCACTTGGAATGCTCGTAAGTTTCTGTCTACCATCCTTCTGTAGTTTTATTCTAGCAGATGCTACATCTGTTATATCGGCAAAAAAAGAGACAGTTACCCAGTCTAACTGTGCTTTGTTTACCATCGGTCCTTATGGGTTCGGTTTTAGCCAGCTACACGCGGTCAGTAAACTCTCTATTACGTCACGCTGTTCAGTCTGTACTACATTGTTTGGAATTTGTCAGTTTTGCGGTCCATACAAGCAAATACTTCAGAATCGCTAGCGTGAAATAATGTGTATGATGCCTAATCGTGTTATAAATGCCATTCACAGATAATTTGTTTTGTCGAATGCAAACTTAATAGAATAGAAAATCTCGTCCtctgatgctctacattttgtttcCATACAACAGCACGGGAGGTCAAAACTTGGTGAAGGATTTTGCAATGCGGTGATCGGCGTGGTCCCTCAACCTGTCAGCTCAATTCCGCGGTAACTAGCCAATGGGCCCAAGGCCTAATCCACATTCCTCACTGACCCGAACCTGGCTCAAGACCTGGCTGTACTCTCTACTCAATTGGTTCAAAAAATATATCCATGTTACTTAGGAGGCACAGGGCCAGGATTTTTTGGTCGAAACAAGTTGCAGGCAGCCGTCCAGTACTTTTGTTATTGTCTGGTAATCACTTGTTTTTGCTGTAACAGTAGATGAAGGCGGTAGTTTGCCTTGTTATGCTAACTGGCTGCAACATTTTTTTgagattatgttgaattgcaatTTTGGCGTGAGCTGTTTTAGTTGCTGTTGACATTGATTTTGTCGTCTGCCAGTCCTCTTTTGCGCGCTAACTATCTGCACGCGCAGAACAGCTGTCAGCACATGCCATAATGCTCCGAGAAAATTTGTGGTCGGCTTACAAATGTTTTTCTCGGTATACGCCATGAAAATCGAATTCGAAATGGTATGACCGTGCAAGTTGAGCATGTTTTAATGTAATTGTGTACATAGATGGCTAATTGTTTCCAAGTTGTTTTATTTTATAATGTGTGTACTCCGCGACTGAGCTGTACATTTCCTTCTGATCCTGTATTCATATGCGGGCACTATTTGCTCCATCACTAAATCTGAAAAATCGTACGGTCGGTAGGCGGCGATTGGTCTTGGGAGGCGTGGGCCTACGATAAAAATTGTGGAGGCCACATGAAAGTCTGCGGGGGCAAATCGATTGGAATCAGGGTTGGCAAGGATCCAACTTCAATTGTGAGCTTCTGATTTCCAGATTCTGATGAATGGGCAAGAGTAGTGTATTTGCGCCAACTCGTGTCTGTATTAGTAGTAGAGATAAAATTCATAAAAAAGTAGTTGAGATAAGCAACTTTTTTTAATACTCACTCACATGAACACTTTGAGCACTCGAATGCATCAGCCTCTTGTGATAAATAACAGTCTCTCCGTTTCAAAATAATTGTAGTTCTAGATTTATCTGAAATCAAACTAGTTTAAATTTGACCAACTATATAGAATAATATGCTAAGATCTACAAAACCAAATACACATAATATGAAAATATATTTCATAAAGAATCTCAGGAGAATAATTGTGTGTCCTAGACGTTAATATATTTTTTGTAGACTTGGTCAAAATTAAACAAGTTTGACTTAAGATAAGTATAATTTGGTGTTCTAGATGTGTGCGCTTGCATGACTTTTTTTTGCACTAGTGCAATCTCACACATGTATATTTATTTTTATACATGCATACAATACATATATACACATATACATACGCATATATAGAAAATGTATTACTATTATTATTATGGAGAAATAAGCATATAATAGTGAGATTTCCGTAAGAAAA contains:
- the LOC109765501 gene encoding probable protein arginine N-methyltransferase 6.1 — encoded protein: MLPSHLNGHSPLARRRPQLPAASPPAAAAVGDPPAAAAGDAALEAHDRVYFQSYSHIGIHESMIKDRVRTDAYREAIMLHQKFIEGKVVMDVGCGTGILSVFCARAGAKRVYAVDASEIATQASEIVKANNLADKIVVIHGRVEDVDVEEKVDVIISEWMGYMLLYESMLPSVLFARDKWLKPGGLILPSHATLFMAPITNSDRYEGSVDFWCDVYGINMSALVPLAKKFASEEPSIEIVGGENVISWPFVVKHIDCYTFTVEEFKSITTTYKVSSMMLAPIHGFGLWFEVEFNGPAESCSNLSSDSSPLDIIQKKRRRASDSTVVLSTAPEDEPTHWHQTILYFPDPIGVTQDQIIEGSVTITPSEENPRCLNIHLECSTGGQNLVKDFAMR